CGAGAAGAACGAAAGGCGATCCCATTGGAGCCCGAAGTCGATGCCTCCCGCGAGCAACCTCGGCCGGTCGTCGGTCGGCATGGTGACGATGAGGCCGGTGACCGGATCGAGCTGCGAGGTCGTGACCTGCATCTTCGCCACGTAGCCCTGGAGCGAGAACGAATAGCGGAAGGGCACGTTCGGGTTGAGCGCGAAGGGCATCTCCGTGGGACCCACCGGGCCCAGCGGGCTGAAGGTCGTTCGGAACTCGTAGAGGTAGTTCCCGGGGAAGTTGAGGAACTGGCGGACGGGCGAGCCGATGTAGGCCCCCGCCCAGTACTCGAATCGTCCCTCGCCGACGTTCCCGTACACCAGCGCGCCCTTGTTGCGCCCCGTCGCGAAGTAGTCGGCCACGATGTCCCATTCGGGGAAGAGGAGCTGAGGGGGCGCGCGCCACTCCTGGCGCGAGAATGGCGTGAGCTGCTGGCCGACCTGGATGCCGATCGCCTCCACCGGCCTGGCGTCGACGACGTAGTCCAGCAGGTAGGGCGGGCTCGCGTTGAACTCTGCGACGGCGGAGTACCGAATCCACTTCCGGTACAGGCTTCCGGTCGCGTACGGCCGGACGACGAAGAACTGGGGCTGTGGCTGCGACTCGCCGTTCAGCCACGTCGGCTCGAAGCGGTATCCCGACTGAAGGCCGGGCCGAAAGCTGTACGCGCCATCGGGCGATCGGAGGATGAAGCCGCCCTCTACGGGATCCCATCCGGCCACGTCGTCGGACGAAGGCTCTGCCGCGGAGGACGCAGCGAGGAACGCCGTCGCGATCGCCACACAGCACGAGAGCCAGCCGCCGCGCCGCTTCGCCGTCGCCACCAGCGCTCCTCCGACACCCGATTCGCCTGGGGAGCGTGCGGGCGAGCCGGTGGAGGGTCAAGGCGACCGCAGCCACGAGCTTCGCTCGGTGCACAGTCGCCGACGATGCACCCGGCGTCCTGCGCATAGCTCTCGCGGATCAGGGGCGCCGCCGCGTGGAGGGGCATCACGCCGCTTCGCGCACGCGATCGCGCCCGTCCTCCTTGGCCCGGTAAAGCGCCTCGTCGGCGCGCTCGAGCAGCTGCTTCAGGTCGACGAGGTCGGGCCCCTTGGCCCATGCGACGCCGACGCTCACGGTGAGGGGGAGGGAGCGATCCCCGAGCGGGATCGGGCTCCGCGCGATCGCCCCGCGGAGCTTCTCGGCCATCCGCAGCGCTCTCTCGCGCGAAGCACCCGGGAGCACGAAACAGAACTCCTCGCCGCCCCATCGGGCGACGACGTCGCCAGGGCTCGCGGACGCCGCCGCGATGGACGCGAACTGTCGCAAGGCGGCGTCGCCGGCGGCGTGGCCGTGGGTGTCGTTGAGCCCCTTGAACCGATCGAGATCGGCGAGGAGCACGGCGCACGGGCGGCCCTTTCGCCGGCAGAGCTCGATGACTCCGCCGCCGTCCTCCCGCAGCGCTCGACGGTTGAGGAGGCCGGTGAGGCCGTCGGACCGCGCGGCGTCGCGGAGCCTCGTGAGGATCCGGTGGCTCGCCAAGCCCACCACGACGAACACCCACGCGATCCCGAAGAAGATCGCTCCGAGGGGCTCCGCCGTCTGCTGCCATACCGGCGGTCCAGCCTCGCCTGCCGGCGGGAGGAGCGCCTTCACCAGCAGGAGGACGCCGAGGAGAGCGAAGAGCGAACCCGCGACGCGCGAGCCGATCCCCACCCGTCCCGGTGGATTTCGAAGAAACGTCCACGCGATCGCACCGGACCAACACGCCCCTGCGACGCAGACGGCGCGCACCGCGCTCTCCGGCACCTGCAGCACCGCGGCCGCCAGCTCCACGACGACGAGCCCCGCCCACATGGGCCACAGGGGGCGCGGCCGCGCAAAGTAGTCGCGCGCCCCCACCCACGAGAGCCCGAATCCCAGGTAGCCGAGGCCGCTGCCGACGAGAGTCGAGATCTCGCCGGGCACGCCCACCGCGAGCCCGCCCACGGCTGCGCTCGCCATGCCGAGCGCCCAATGTCGGAGCCCCGGCTGCCCGCGCAGCAACCTGCCGATGAGCACGAGCACGAGCGAGAGCTCCAGCCCGACGATGAGCGCGAGAAGGTAGAGCGTGTCGGCGTCGAGGGTCATGATCCTGTCGCCTCGATGACGCGATCGCGGCCGCCGTCCTTCGCCCGGTAGAGGGCGGCGTCCGCGCGAGCGACGAGCGCTCCCAGCTCCATCCCCTCCCCCTCGTTCCAGGCGACGCCGATGCTGACGGTCAGCTCGATGCTGGCGCGCTCGAAGGAGACGGGGCTCCGCGCGACCAGGGCACGGAGACGCTCAGCGGCCGCAAGCGCCTCGTCGCCGGTCGCCCCCGGCATCACCGCCACGAACTCCTCACCGCCCCACCGGCCGAAGAGATCGGAGCGGCGCAGCTCGGGCTCGAGAATGGCGGCGAAGTGCCTGAGCGCCGCATCGCCAGCGAGATGGCCGTGGGTGTCGTTGATGCGCTTGAAGCGATCGAGGTCGAAGAGGAGGACCGCGCAAGGGAGCCGAGTCGCCACGCAGACCTCGACGCCGCGGGCGCCTTCGTCCTCCACCGACCGCCGGTTGCGCACGCCCGTGAGCACGTCGATGCGGCCGGCCCGCTCGAGGTCTGCCATGAGGCGGTGGCCCAGGAGCGCCGCGAGAGCCAGCACGAAGGCGATGCTGGACACGATGACCTCGAGGCCCGCGACCTCGCGCGGCCAGCCTGGCAGCAGGAGATCGGTGCTTCGTTGGCCGCTCTGCGGGAAGAACAATCGGGCGACGAGGAAGGCGCCATGCAGGAGATAGGCGCCGCCGGCGAAGCGAACGCTCGCGCGCAGGTGGCGGGGGCCGTGGCGAAAGAAGGTCCACGCCGTCGCGAGGGACCACGCGGAGGCCGCTGCGGAGTAGACGATCACCCTTGCCCGCAGGCTCGGCGAGACCTCGGAGAACCAACCGATCGCGAGGGCGAAAGGGACGACCCCGAGCCAGAACGGCCTCGTCGAGTAGGGCCGGTCGCAGAAAGCCCTGGCCCCTGCCCAGCCGAAGGCCGCCCCGAGGAGCAGCAGGCCGTTGCTCACCACGGCGAGAGTCGTCTCCGGAAGGATGGCCTGGAACATCCAGATCACCCCGCCGGTGAAGATGACCGCGGCGCTCGCGCTCCACTGGCGGAGCCCCGGCTGCCTCCCGAGCAACAAGCCGGCGAGCAGGAAGCCCGCGGTCAGCTCGAGCCCCACGAACAGCGACATGAAGGCGAGGGTCGGGACGTCGAAGCCCATTTCCTTCCCGGAAAGCCGGCCGACCGGGACCGGACCCAGGACCTACCGGAACCGACGACCTACCAGACGAATGGGCGCGCCGGTCGGAAAAACGCCTACATGTCGGCCCGGCGCGCCGGTGGCGTCCGTCGCCAGGATGCACCAGCCGCCGGTGGGAAGCGAGCGCACCTCCGGGCCTCTGCGACGCACCCGCTCGTCGACGCCGAGGATCAGCGCGCGGCCCCCGCGCCCAGCGCCTCGAGGATCGCGTAGAGCCCGAACTTGGGCAGGCGCATGAAGCCCGACCACGCGGCGGCGGCGAGGGTGCCGTCGTTGAGCCACTCGACCAGCCACTCCGCGGCGAAGCGGGGATCTCCAGCCTTGAGCCCGGCGCCGGCCTCGATGGCCCAGCGGCGGTTGTAGCGCTCGTGGGCGCCGACCGGCGACGAGAAGACGAGCGGAAGACCGAGGGCGGCGAAGAAGGTGAGCTCCGAGGGTTTGGTCCAGAGCACGTCGGTCTCGGCCAGGAGCGCGTGGAAGCGGTCGAAGTAGCTGTTGAGATCGTCGGCGAGGACGATCTCGAGGCCCTTTCCGACGAAGGCCTCCAGCCCTGCCTTGGCGATGGACGAGGAAAAGGACTCGGCTACTTCGCGGCGGATTCCGGCGACGAGCGCGACGCGCAGGCGCCCCGCCTCGAGAAGCGGGCGCAGGCGAGGAAGGAAGAGCGCGGCGAGGCCCGCCTGTGCGCCGGCGCCGCCGACGGCGAAGGTGAGGAGCGGCGGTCGGCTCGCGTCGTCCTCGGGGAGGGCGCCGAGGAAGTGCGCGAGCTCGTCGCGGAAGGTGCGGCGAAAGCTTCCCTCCGGGTCGAGGCGGACGATGCGGGCGCCGACGTTGCGGCGCACTGCGGCGAGGGAGGTGCCGCCCACGAGCTCGTCCGGGAGCGGAAAGCCGGTGAGCCGGATCCGATCCTCCGGAACCCCGTAGGCGGCGAGGCGGCGCGCGGTGCGCTGCGTGGGGACGAGGTAGCGGATGCGCGTCCGCCGCCCGTCGTGGGGCGCCCAGATCCGGTTCACGTCGGTGTCGGTGACCACACACCACACGTCGTCCAGGCCGGCCCGATCGGCGATCAGCGCGGGTGCGTAGAAGGTGGTCACGAGGGGCGCGCCGGTTCGCTTGAGCTCGGCGACGAGCCCTCGCCCGAGCCCGTCGTCGATCATCCGATCGAGGTAGCGCGTTCCCGCGTGCGGAGCGGAGAGATCGCGGTAGGGATGCAGGTGCGGGATGAAGGTGACGGTGTCGAGCATCGAGCGAAGGGGCCCGCCCAGAGGGCCTCGCACCTGCGAGAGCCTCGAGGCGAGCTCGTAGAACATCCGGGTTCGCCGCCAGAGCTTCGCCTCGTCGGCGCCTGCCAGTGGCGCGCGATCGACCTCGACGATCTTCGTACCGAGCGCCCTTGCGAGAGGAAGCGCGGCGCGCATGTGGCCGTAGCCCATGTCGAGGGCTGCTACGAGCGGAGTGGCTCCCATGTCAGGCGACCTCGGGCTCGGCCTGCGCGTCGCCGAAATCGACCTCGCCCTCCGACGATGCGAGCCGCGTTCCTTCGAGGACCACGAGCCGGTTTCCTCGCCACTCGACCGTGTCCCGAACGAGGCCGACGAGCCACGCCCAGGCGACGATCACGTCCTTGAGCGGGATGGCAGCGAGGCCCAGCAGCCGGAAGCCGTCGCGAAGGAGCAGGCCGCAGGTCGCGTCGATCATGATCTTGGTTGCGCAGATGCCGGCGAAGACGAGGAGCGACGTCGTGTTGGGCGCGGCCGCCAGACCCAGGAGGGCGAGGACGATGGGGTTGAGGAGAAGCTGCGCGAGATAGGCGGGCAGCCCCACCATCTTGCGCTGCAGGACGCTCCAGCGGTGGTATCGCGAGACGAAGTGCGAGAGAGGCCGGCGCTCGCTCACGTTCTCGATCGGGGCGCCGAGGCTGACGCTCTTGCGCAGCTTGCGGCCCACCGCCAGCCCGAGGACATAGTCTTCCGCGAGGACGTCCTTCACCGAGGCGAAGCCGCCGAGACGGGCGACGTCGATGCGCCGCATGGCCATCGACTTGCCGACCACGATGTCCCTGCCCGCGAGGAGCTTGGCCGAGATCGTCCCCGGCGCGCAGTGGGTGACGAGGTGGAGGTTGTCGAGGAGCGAGCCCAGGCGCTGCTCGCCGACCCCGGCGATCGGGTGGGTGACCAGACCGACGGTGGGATCCTCGAGGTTGGCGGCGATCTCGTCCAGGTAGCCGGGACGAACGCGCACGTTCGAGTCGCTGACGACCACGATCCCGAAGCGGGCCTCCCGCTCCAGTGTGATGAGCTGGTTCACCTTCGGGTTCAGGCCGGGCTCGCCCCTCTGCACGATCACGCGCACCCGCTCGGGATGGCGGCTCGCACACGCGAGCGCCAGCGGATACGCCGGGTCGCTCGGGCTCCGAACGCCCAGGAGGAGCTCGTAGCTCGGATAGTCGAGCGTGGCGAAGTGCTCGAGGTTGTTCTCGAGATCGTCGTCGACGCCGCAGAGCGGCTTGAGGATCGAGATGGGCCTGGCCGAGGTCATCCTCTTCGGCGGCCGGCGCAGGTGGAGTCGGAGCGTGACGAGCTGCAGCGCGAGGATCGTGAGACCTGTCGCAGCAGCAGCGAAGAGCGTGAGCGAGATGGCGTCGAACATCGGAGTCCTCCAGTCACGTTTGAGGCGACGGGAGGTTCCGCGAGCGAAGTGACGGGACGATGGCGGACTGGTGGCTGGCGCGAAAACGATTTCGCCATCAACCCGACGTCACAGAAACGAAACACGGAGAGAACATGAGCGTCACCTCCCTGCGCTATCCGGGGGCGCATCGACGGAGGTGGACATGCGGCTGGCCGTGATCTCGGATCTGCACCTGGGGCGTCGTGACGTAGTCGATTCGTTCGGGCACGAGGATGACTCGTTCGTCCGGTTCCTGCGCTTCCTCGAGGGGTCGTTCGAGCGAATCGTCTTGTTGGGAGACATCTTCGAGACGCTGACGGCTCGCGTTCCGCAGCAGCAGCGGGCCGAGCTTCGGGCGGCACGCGAGGCGCATCCAGAGATCGTCCGGCGGTTCGAGCGATCCCAATACCTCTACGTCCACGGAAACCACGACCTCGTCGCCGGCCCGACCCTGGGGGCGCCGGAGGAGCTCGCGATCGAGGCCGACGGGGTTCGTCTCCTCTTCACCCACGGCCACCGCCACGACTGGATCATCCGGCACGTCCGCCAGCTCAGCGAGTGGGGCGTCTGGGCGGGCGGCTGGATCCGCCGCTTCGGCCTCCACGGCTTCTTTCGAGCCTGCGACCTGCTCGACCAGCGCCTCCGCGGCGCGTCCGTCGACGCGGCCCACTGCACCTTCCAGCGCTGGGCGATGCACCTCGGCCACGAGAGGAAGGCCGACGTCGTGGTCACCGGTCACACGCACCTGGGCAGCCTGGCGCACCACGGCCCCAGGCTCTTCCTCAACAGCGGCACCTGCTCGGAGGGGAAGTTCTCCTTCCTCGCCATCGACACCAAGCGCGGTGACTACGCGCTCCACGATTCGTGGTGAGCCGGCCCCCGCCGGTCGACCGCGAGCAGCGCGTAGCCGATCCCGATCCAGACGAGCTCTCGTAGCCGCTTCGCCAGGACGAAGGCGGCGGCCACGCTGGCCCCAGGCCCTCCAGTTCCCAGGAGCGCCAGGTATCCGGCGTCCTGGAAGCCGATCCCGGCAGGGGCGAAGAAGGCGAAGGCCCGCACCGCCGAAATCGTGGCCTCAAGGGCCAAGGTCTCGACGAAGCCGAGCTCGGCCCCGAACAGCCGGAGGAGGAGCCACGACTCGAGCGCCTCGCACATCCACATGATCACGAAGGCCGGCAGCGAGGCGGCACCACTGCGCAGCTCGAGCATGCGTCGGAGGCCTGCGTCGGCACGGTCGAACGATCGCTTCGCCGACTCGAGCCGGCTGCGAAGCGCGGCGAAGGGGATGCGGCCTGCGAGACCCGAGAGCCGGGAGACCAAGGTGCCGCTGCCGAACGCGAAGCGCATCGCGACGGCGACCGCGCCGATCCCTACACCCGACCCGAGCACGAGCCAGGGCAGCCCGGCCGCACCGGTCAACCGCTGCGACTGCGTCGCGAGCCACCCCCAGCCCAAGGCGACCGCGAGCCCGATATAGGCGCCGTGGCCGGCGACGATCAGGCACTTGCGCGCCGCCATCCCGCCGGCCCCCTCCTCGAGGGGAACGCCGAACCGCGAGCGGAGGAGGAATGGCTTCACGGACTCGGCGATCAAGGCCCCGCCCGGCAGGCTGATCGCCAACGCCTCCGCAGACGCCCGTGTGCCGGCGAGGCCGATCGGATGGATCCGGCAGCCGACACGGCGGAGGAGCCGCGAAAACCCCCACCCGTCCGCGGCGAGCGAGAGGCCATATGGCAGGAGCCCGAGCAGCAGGAGCGGTCCCGCACGGACCACCGCATGCGCCGCCTCGGCGGCGTCCACGTCCCGCAGACTCCACCCAAGGCAGAGGAGGCCCACGGCGACTCCGGCTGCCCGCCCGGCGGTGCGCTTGGTCATGCTCCGAACTTGCACGTCCACCGTTACGAGCCGCGCGCGGGAAGGTGACGAGTCCGCGAGAGCAACGTGTCCGGTTCGAGGCTCAGCGTGCGGCCGGGCGCTCCGACGACGCCTATCTTGGAGAGGTGGTCGCGTATCGGCTCGGCTATGTGGCGATCAACCTGACGCTCGGCATCGGCGCGAGCCATCGCTGCCTTCTGAAGAACGCGAAGCCGGAGCGCCTCGAGTCGCTGATCGCGAAGAACCTGGAGGAGCTCGAGCGGATCCTGCGCTTCAACGAGGAGAACGGGATCGAGGTGTTCCGCATCGGCTCGTCGCTGGTGCCGTTCGCGTCGCATCCGATCAACCGGCTCCGCTGGTGGAAGACCTTTGCCAGGGACTTCGACCGCGTCGGGTCGATCGCGCGGCGCTCAGGACAGCGCCTCTCGATGCATCCCTCGCCGGCGGCGGCGTCGCTCTCGTCGGCAAGGCCGGAGGTCCGCCGCGCGGCTGTGGCCGAGCTGCGCTACTCGGCCCGGGTGCTGGATCTCCTCGGTCAATCGGACGACGGACGGGTGGTGGTGCACGTCGGAGGCGCCGCTCCGTCGCGAAAGGTGGCCCTCGCGGCGGCGCGACGTTTCCTGGATCGGCTGCCGGACGAAGCGAGGCGGCGGATCGCGATCGAGAACGATTGCCGGATCTGGTCGGGCCGGGAGGTCGCGGCCCTCGCGACGGAGAGCGGCCTGCCCTTCGTCGCGGATCTCCTCCACGACCGCGTGCGCCCCTCGGATCCGCCGCTCGGTCCCCGCGACCTGATGCGGCTCGCGTCACGGACGTGGCGGGCGCTGGGTCTTCGGCCGAAGCACCATCTCGCGTCGCAGCGCTCCGGCAGCCGCACGGGTGCGCACGCGGATTACATCGATCCCGCCGACTTCGAGAGCGCCGTGGAAGCGCTGGAGGAGCCGGCGGACTTCATGCTCGAAGCGAAGAAAAAGGATCTGGCTCTCTTCGCCCTTCGGTCGCCGCCGCGCTGAACCTCCGACAACGGACTTGTCCACAACCCGCGCCGAAATCCGGCCAGGTGGACATCGCGTTACCGAATAGGTTGCGCCCCGTTTGAACCTCGAACGGGGAGATTTGCGGATGACGATGAAGTTTTGGTGCCTTTTCACGCCACGAAGCGGAGCCCTGCTGCTCACGCTCGCGCTGGCCCTGGCTGGTGCAGGTTGCGGGAGCAAGAAGAGTGGCGGCGTAGCCGGCACCGGTGGCGAAGCGGGTAGCAGCACCGGTGGCTCGGGTGGCGATGGTGGCACCGGAGGCGAAGGCGGTTCCGGTGGCGCGGGCGGCGAAGGCGGGACCGGCGAAGGTGGCTCGGGCGGAACCGTGGCCCCGATCGAGCGCGTGGAAGTGAGCCCCGACGCCGTTTCGGTCATCGAGCACCGGTCGTTCACCCTCACCGCCAAGGCATACGACGCGAACGACGAGGAGCGCACCGGCATCGAAGTGATCTGGTCCTCCAGTGACGAGTCGATCGCCACCGTCGAGGCCGATGGCGTCGTAACGGGGATTCAGCCGGGTGAGGTGGAGATCACCGCGTCCGTCGGCGATCGCGTCGGCGTAGCCCACATCGCCGTGACGGAGGGGACGATCGCCTCGATCGTGTTCGCGGCCGACTCCAACGAGGTGGTGGTCGACGGCACCGCGACGATCATCGCCGTCGCCCTGGACGAGGACGGGCTCGTGCTCCTCGGCCGCTCCTTCTCCTGGTCCAGCTCGAACGAGGACATCGCCCCCGTCGACGGCGCTGGCGTGGTGGCCGGCGTCGAGCCGGGCGTCTCCAGGATCACCGCCGCCATCGGCGACGTCTCAGCCACGCTCGACGTCTCCGTGGTGCACCGCTTCGTCTCGATCTCGGCGGGCGACACGCACACCTGCGCGCTAAACGCGGCGGGAGCCGCCTGGTGCTGGGGCGCGAACTGGAGCGGGCAGCTCGGGAATGGCGACACCGCGGATGAGGAGTCGCACCCCATTCCGGTCCGCGTGGGCCCGGGTCTCGGGCTCCGGTTCACCTCCCTGTCTGCCGGCGAGTCGTTCACCTGCGGGCTCACCGCAGATGGGGACGTTTGGTGCTGGGGAGACAACGGCGATTACCAGCTCGGCTTCGACGATATCTCGGGGGCGGCCACCCCGGTGTTGGTGCCGGGCTCCCACTACGCCGCGATCTCGACCATGTACTACGGCATCTGCGGCCTGGACTTCACGGGTCGGGCGCACTGCTGGGGATACAGCTCGAACGACTACGAGCTGGGCGACGCCGACGTGACCGATTCCACTGCCACGCCGGTGGCGGTCTCCGGTCCGTTCGAAGGCGAGGAACCGCTGGATTTCGTCGTCCTCCGCAACGGCGAGTACCACTCGTGCGGGCTCACCCCCGCAAATCGTCTCTTCTGCTGGGGGTACAACTCGAGCGGTCAGCTCGGGGACGGTTCCAGGGAGAGCCGGGCGAGGCCGGTCGAGCCCCTGCCCGGCGAGACGGTCGTCGCCTTCGGTCTGGGAAACGCCCACACCTGCGCCGTCACCGCGGACGAGAAGACCTGGTGCTGGGGCGCGAACAGGGCCGGCCAGAGCGGGACAGCCTCCGGTCAGAACATCCTCGCGCCGACCCTCCTCTTCGATGGCTCCGAGTTCGTCCCGGCGGCCTTCGCAATGGGCGATAGCCACTCCTGCGCAGTCGACGCGGTTGGCGCGGTCTGGTGTTGGGGCGTGACCTACGGAGAAATCTTCGGCCGTGAGGAAGGGGATGTTCCGGCCGAGCCCGGGCCCATCGACGGCGGCCTGAGCTTCACCTCCATCTCGGCCCGTGGCGAGCACACTTGTGGCATCGCGACGGACGGCAAGGCCTATTGCTGGGGCTCGAACCGAAGCGGTGCGCTCGGTGTCGATGTGTCCATCTGGACCTCCGCGCTGCCGCTCCCGGTGTACGGGCAGTCTCCCGTGATCTGTCTGCCGGATTGCACCGGGGCCTGTGGCGGCTCGGCCGAGGTCGATTGCGAAGGGGTCTGCGGCGGCTCCGCGATGGTCGACTGCGATGGCGTCTGCGGCGGCTCGGCCGTGGAGGATTGCGAAGGGACCTGCGGCGGCTCGGCCACGGAGGATTGCGAAGGGGCCTGCGGCGGCTCGACCACGGAGGATTGCGAAGGAGTCTGCGGCGGCTCCGCGGTGGAGGATTGCGAAGGAACCTGTGGCGGCTCGGCCGAGCTCGACTGCGCCGAGGTCTGCGGAGGCTCGGCCACCGTGGACGCCTGCGGCATCTGCGTGCCGGACGGCGAGGACGACCCCTGCATCTCGACCGGGATCGTCGCCTCCAAGAACGTCGAGGTCAGCACGAGCTGGCCCGCCCTCGAGATTGCGACGCTGAGCGTTCGCCGAGAGGACGGTCCGAACCCGTCGCACGTCTATCTCGGCTTCGACCTGGGCGGGTTGCCGGCGGACGCCACGGTGCGTGGCGTCGAGCTCCGTCTCCATGCGGTCGGTGGATTCGCGTTCGGTGGCGACGGAAACACCTACACCCACTTCGTCCCCGACAACACCTGGACCGCCGGGTTCGATTGGCAGTCCGCACCCGCGTTCGACCCCACGCCGGCTGGAAAGTGGTGGCTCTGGTTCGCCGGTCCAGGCTCCGCGATGGCGACCATTGACGGCCCCGAGCTGATGGATTTCGTCCAGGCCCAGCTCGAGGGAGACGGCTTCGTCTCGTTCATGCTCCGCTCGCCCGGGTACGACACCTATTACGACTCGCGCTTCGCGGCCAATCCCGAGGATCGGCCGACGCTCGTCGTGACCTACACGCTGCCGGAGTAATCATCCCCTACAGCCGGGCCGCCGCGACGAGCTCGCGGCGGCCCGCCGGAAGGTTCAGTTCTTCAGGGGGACGATCCAGGCGCTCGGCTCGAGGCTCGCGCGGACCTTGGCGAGATCGACCTCGGGATCGACGAGTGGCTGGCTCGTCCTGCCGTTGAGCGAGGCGACGCCGTCGGCGCGAACCTCCACGGCCTCCCCGAGCTCTTCCCCATAGCGACGCGCCAGGTAGTGGGCGAAGTCGAGGATCATGTCCGGCTGCGTCGACATCATCCGCGACTGGAACCGGGTGAGGTGCTCCGAGGGGTGAACGACGAAGGCTCGGTTCGTGGAAGGGACGCGAACCTCGAAGTCGACCTGACCCTGTTTCTCGATCAGCATCACCTTCCACGCGAAGCGGAATCCCTCCTCCGTCCACGACGTGTTGCCCGGGTAGGCGAACGACCGGAGCGGCAGCGCGATCTGCACGGCGAAGTGGAGCGCCAGGAGCGCGAAGGCGAGGCGCGGCGATCGAGGAGCCTGCGAGGCGTCCGGGGGCGGCGCCGGCCGCCGGAGGAGCCTGCGGGGCCAGTCGGGCTCGAAGAAGAGCGTTGTGCAAGCAACCATCACCCAGGGGAAGAGGCCGATCGGGAAGAGCCAGCCGGTCGCGGCGTGGAACCCCGCCACGGCCACGTAGGCGAAGGCACGGCTTCGACGCCAGAGGAGCAGTGGAAAGATCGTGAGGTCGAAGGCCGCACCTGCCCAGCTCATTGCGAAGGCCATCCACCGCTGGGCGAGGAGCGGGCCGATGATCGGGAGATCGCCCCTCGCGGCGAGCCAGGTGGCCATCGGCTCGGCGCGAACGAGCCAATCTGCGTCGAGCTTCGCGACGCCCGCGAAGAAATAGACGAGGCCGAGCTGCAGACGCAGGGTCCAGAGCACCCAGGCCGGCACGGTTGAACCGCGCCCGATCGGCAGACACGCACCGAGCAGGAAGAGCAGGCCGATCAGGTAGTGGTGGTTGAGATAGGGCGTCTTGTCGATCACCTCGGTGTAGACGAAGCCGAGGAGGAAGAGCGCCGCACAGAGGCGGGGACGGAACCCCAGGGCGAAGCCGAGAGCGAGCGTCGCCATCGCGCCGAAGACGAGGAGCATCCCCCACTCCGGCAGCGGCCTCACCCAGCCGAAGCCCTCGAAGGGGAAGAAGATCGTCGGCTCGACGTAGATCGTTCGGACCCAGCCGCGGGCGATGAAGCGGATCATCGCCACGGACATGATGAGGCCGAAGAGGAAGCGGAACGCCGCGATCGAGGACGCGTCGACCGGCGCGAGGAGGCGCTCTCGCAGCCTCCCCACCCTGCCCCCGCTCGCGACGCTCCAGGCCAACGTCAGTCGCCGTCGTTGTCGGTGAAGCTCACGGAGAGGCCGAGGGCGCTCGCCATGTCGACGCCGAGGATGCGATAGACCGCCTTCGTCGCGCGGTAGGCCCTCGTCAGCTCGCCGCCCCGATCGTCGAGGTGCTCCTCGAGGGGGCGCGGCAAGGCCTGCACCGCCTTCGTCGCCTCCGAGAGGGCGAGGAGGATCTCCGGGTCGAGGGAGGAGCGGCGCGAGCGCACGTAGTCCGCGAAGCCCGTCCCCTGCACGCCGGCGTAGAGGCCCTCGTAGAGGTGCTGGAGGCCGCGCAGATCGTCGAGCATGTCGTCGACGGCGCGGCCGCTGAAGCGCGACTCGACGAAATCCGGCAGCGGCGTCCCTCCGGTCGTCTTCCCCATCGGCTTGCCGATCTTCCCCTCGACCACCGTGCGGGCCAGGTCGACCATCTGGTTCGCGACCTGCGCGACCGCCGCCTCCACGGTGGGGAAGGCCTGGCTCGAGACACCCGCATCCGCGAGCTCACCGAGCCAGTTCCCGTCGTCGGGCGACCATGCGCTCACCATCAGCGCAGCGCTGCGGCTCAGATCCTCCGCCAGCGCGACGAGGTAGTCGCAGCGGCGGCCGCCGCCGTCCGCGTCTAGGAAGGTCTCAAGGGTCGCCTCTTTCGGCGCGAACAGCAGGTACTCCGCCACGGGCATCCCGCGGGCGACAGTCCCCATCCGGCCCAGGGCGTCGGCGTCGATCGGCTCGCTTCCCGCGAGGACCTCGTCGACGGAGGGCGGGCGCACGGGCCAGAAGTCGACCTTGGGCGCGATCCTCCAGGGCACCTCCTTGGCGGGGCCGAT
The Vulgatibacter incomptus DNA segment above includes these coding regions:
- a CDS encoding imelysin family protein, which translates into the protein MNRRNLIALALLPFAALPFVALHGCGGGTDPGTTQEDLFDRREMLRSLGETVILPTYRDFASRSVTFADAARSFCGGPTEEGLAAARKAWSEARAPWKQSEAFAIGPAKEVPWRIAPKVDFWPVRPPSVDEVLAGSEPIDADALGRMGTVARGMPVAEYLLFAPKEATLETFLDADGGGRRCDYLVALAEDLSRSAALMVSAWSPDDGNWLGELADAGVSSQAFPTVEAAVAQVANQMVDLARTVVEGKIGKPMGKTTGGTPLPDFVESRFSGRAVDDMLDDLRGLQHLYEGLYAGVQGTGFADYVRSRRSSLDPEILLALSEATKAVQALPRPLEEHLDDRGGELTRAYRATKAVYRILGVDMASALGLSVSFTDNDGD